One stretch of Saccharopolyspora erythraea DNA includes these proteins:
- a CDS encoding PIG-L deacetylase family protein, translating into MTTAPESPTGTRRALVVTAHPDDVDFGSAGTVASWTAAGVGVTYCICTNGDAGGFDATAREDMPVIRQQEQRAAAAAVGVTDVHFLGYRDGQLSADLELRRDITRMIRTVRPDRVLTHSPEINWARIAMSHPDHRAVGEATLAAVYPDARNEFAHPDLLLQHGLRPWLVPELWMSEAPDERANRAVDITDHFEAKLAALSAHRSQTGHLGDLEGSIRRHLARTAERHGMAVGRLAEAFHVVDTS; encoded by the coding sequence ATGACCACCGCACCGGAGTCCCCCACGGGGACGCGCCGCGCGCTGGTGGTCACCGCGCACCCCGACGACGTCGACTTCGGCTCCGCCGGGACGGTCGCGTCGTGGACCGCCGCGGGCGTGGGGGTCACCTACTGCATCTGCACCAACGGCGACGCGGGCGGTTTCGACGCCACGGCGCGCGAGGACATGCCGGTGATCCGGCAGCAGGAGCAGCGCGCCGCCGCGGCCGCGGTCGGAGTCACCGACGTGCACTTCCTCGGCTACCGCGACGGCCAGCTCAGCGCCGATCTCGAGCTGCGGCGGGACATCACCAGGATGATCCGCACGGTCCGCCCCGACCGGGTGCTCACGCACTCACCGGAGATCAACTGGGCACGCATCGCGATGTCGCACCCGGACCACCGCGCCGTCGGCGAGGCGACGCTGGCCGCGGTGTACCCGGACGCCCGCAACGAGTTCGCGCACCCCGACCTGCTGCTCCAGCACGGGTTGCGCCCCTGGCTGGTGCCCGAGTTGTGGATGTCGGAAGCCCCCGACGAACGGGCCAACCGGGCCGTGGACATCACCGACCACTTCGAGGCCAAGCTCGCCGCGCTGTCGGCGCACCGCTCGCAGACCGGGCACCTGGGCGACCTCGAAGGCTCGATCCGCAGACACCTGGCGCGCACCGCCGAGCGCCACGGCATGGCCGTGGGCAGGCTCGCCGAGGCGTTCCACGTCGTCGACACGTCCTGA
- a CDS encoding 3-hydroxybutyrate dehydrogenase yields the protein MSDRSDDLDANGSGESGGGGTTFLAGRRAVVTGGGSGIGAAVSRRLAEAGASVLVVDRNAESAEQVAAEIGGEARIVDLSDPDAAAEVGPGADIVVNNAGMQHVAPVHQFPPDTFSRMLAVMLESPFRIVRAALPGMYDRGWGRIINVSSIHGLRASPYKSAYVAVKHGLEGLSKTIALEGASHGVTSNCICPGFVRTPLVERQVAEQAVLHRVPEAQVVEDVLLARTPVKRLVEPDEVAALAVWLCGPGTRSVTGSSFPIDGGWAAH from the coding sequence ATGAGTGACCGCTCGGACGATCTCGACGCGAACGGTTCGGGGGAAAGCGGGGGTGGCGGCACGACCTTCCTCGCAGGCAGGCGCGCCGTCGTGACCGGTGGGGGCAGCGGCATCGGGGCGGCGGTGTCCCGGCGGCTGGCCGAGGCGGGGGCATCGGTGCTGGTCGTGGACCGGAACGCCGAGTCCGCGGAGCAGGTCGCGGCCGAGATCGGCGGTGAGGCCAGGATCGTCGACCTCAGCGACCCGGACGCCGCGGCCGAGGTCGGCCCGGGCGCCGACATCGTGGTCAACAACGCGGGCATGCAGCACGTGGCACCGGTGCACCAGTTCCCGCCGGACACCTTCAGCCGGATGCTCGCGGTGATGCTGGAGTCGCCGTTCCGGATCGTCCGCGCGGCCCTGCCCGGCATGTACGACCGGGGCTGGGGGCGCATCATCAACGTCTCCTCCATCCACGGGCTTCGCGCATCGCCCTACAAGAGCGCGTACGTGGCGGTGAAGCACGGGCTGGAGGGCCTGTCCAAGACGATCGCGCTCGAAGGCGCCTCGCACGGCGTCACCTCCAACTGCATATGCCCCGGGTTCGTCCGCACGCCGCTGGTCGAGCGGCAGGTCGCCGAGCAGGCGGTCCTGCACCGCGTGCCGGAGGCCCAGGTCGTCGAGGACGTGCTGCTGGCGCGCACCCCCGTCAAGCGGCTGGTCGAGCCCGACGAGGTGGCCGCGCTGGCGGTCTGGTTGTGCGGGCCGGGCACCAGGTCGGTCACCGGCTCTTCGTTCCCCATCGACGGTGGCTGGGCCGCCCACTGA